A stretch of the Uranotaenia lowii strain MFRU-FL chromosome 3, ASM2978415v1, whole genome shotgun sequence genome encodes the following:
- the LOC129752118 gene encoding uncharacterized protein LOC129752118, with protein MFAMKTCRRLCSMGASINQRAAFLHQNVVVKPSPKALLEPSVAHGLRYRLATPADRELLRDGLEKYFYPEDPVTTSHYSGSAVTADDMESALGMIDTGLMILAVDEETGRLGGFAGSTIVTPDEPAKLLELASQVQTKKFADILRLLAHLSANTKVCERFGVDQAYHFCITSVNPEFRGKAIGVMLQKKHVQLAHAHGIRVFSVDCTGPFSAQGCERLGMKCVHTMKYTDFKDETGKVLFHGKENFTELKSYVMKV; from the coding sequence atgtttgccaTGAAAACTTGTCGCCGGTTATGTTCGATGGGAGCATCGATCAATCAAAGGGCGGCCTTCCTGCACCAGAACGTTGTTGTCAAACCTAGCCCGAAGGCCCTTTTGGAACCATCGGTGGCTCATGGCCTCCGGTATCGACTTGCCACCCCAGCAGACCGGGAGCTGCTCCGGGATGGTTTGGAAAAGTACTTCTACCCGGAAGATCCAGTCACAACTTCTCACTACTCCGGAAGTGCGGTTACGGCGGACGATATGGAAAGTGCCCTCGGAATGATCGACACCGGCCTCATGATCCTGGCCGTGGACGAAGAAACTGGACGGCTAGGAGGCTTCGCTGGATCAACCATTGTGACACCAGATGAACCGGCCAAACTCCTCGAACTCGCATCCCAAGTACAAACGAAAAAGTTTGCAGATATTCTTCGATTGCTTGCCCATCTTTCGGCTAATACCAAGGTCTGTGAAAGATTTGGAGTGGATCAAGCctatcatttttgtataacCAGTGTCAATCCGGAGTTCCGTGGCAAGGCCATAGGCGTTATGTTGCAGAAGAAACACGTCCAGCTGGCACACGCTCATGGAATTCGGGTTTTCAGCGTCGATTGTACCGGTCCATTTTCGGCTCAGGGGTGTGAGCGCCTCGGAATGAAATGTGTCCACACTATGAAGTACACCGATTTTAAGGATGAAACAGGCAAGGTGCTGTTCCATGGCAAGGAAAACTTCACGGAACTGAAGTCGTACGTGATGAAAGTTTGA